From one Rosa rugosa chromosome 4, drRosRugo1.1, whole genome shotgun sequence genomic stretch:
- the LOC133742818 gene encoding uncharacterized protein LOC133742818: MALTDYFNASLLNGFNSSTKLLWYIAGCNLLWCIWYERNRLRHNTGIFSPNRFKVLFFNTLKDSASLAFKHASSTANNRPIFKLLGLSPLRASAPRFIPVAWKPPDSPWVKANTDGSFRNLNQAASGGVFRDHCMVFLGAFSKKVNALSAIDAEVYAFLEALTIAWSKGWNYLWLETDSMLVVHYFKKPCLIPWRLRTLWQNGLHLASQMNVQVSHVYREGNAAADALANYGADHVGNFWWDEAPQFLLQSLSFDASSRSSYRQT; the protein is encoded by the coding sequence ATGGCTCTAACTGATTATTTCAATGCTTCCTTGCTGAATGGCTTTAACTCTTCTACTAAATTACTTTGGTATATTGCGGGTTGTAACTTACTGTGGTGCATTTGGTATGAGCGAAATCGGTTGAGGCACAATACAGGGATTTTTTCCCCTAATCGATTCAAAGTACTTTTCTTTAATACCCTCAAAGACTCGGCCAGCCTGGCTTTCAAGCATGCAAGCTCAACTGCTAACAACCGTCCTATTTTCAAGCTTCTGGGCTTATCACCCTTGCGAGCGAGTGCCCCTAGGTTTATCCCTGTTGCCTGGAAGCCCCCTGACTCTCCCTGGGTGAAAGCTAATACGGATGGGTCCTTCCGAAACTTAAACCAAGCGGCTTCAGGAGGAGTCTTCCGGGATCACTGTATGGTTTTTTTAGGTGCTTTCTCAAAAAAAGTGAATGCTCTTTCTGCTATTGATGCTGAGGTCTATGCTTTCTTAGAAGCCTTGACAATTGCATGGAGTAAGGGTTGGAATTATCTATGGCTGGAAACAGATTCTATGCTCGTTGTTCACTATTTCAAAAAGCCGTGTTTGATTCCTTGGCGCTTACGGACTCTTTGGCAAAATGGATTGCACCTGGCTAGTCAAATGAATGTTCAAGTGTCTCATGTTTACCGTGAGGGGAACGCGGCTGCAGATGCACTGGCTAATTATGGAGCAGATCATGTTGGTAATTTTTGGTGGGATGAGGCTCCCCAATTCCTATTGCAGTCTCTTAGCTTTGATGCTTCTTCAAGATCTTCTTACCGTCAAACATGA